One region of Polaribacter pectinis genomic DNA includes:
- the rplS gene encoding 50S ribosomal protein L19: MEALIKFVQDEFVTKKEFAEFAAGDTITVYYEIKEGEKVRTQFFRGVVIQRRGTGLSETFTIRKMSGTVGVERIFPVNLPSIQKIEVNKRGKVRRARIFYFRGLTGKKARITEKRR, translated from the coding sequence ATGGAAGCTTTAATAAAATTTGTACAAGACGAATTTGTAACAAAAAAAGAATTTGCAGAATTTGCTGCTGGTGATACAATTACAGTGTATTACGAAATTAAAGAGGGAGAAAAAGTAAGAACACAGTTTTTTAGAGGTGTTGTTATACAAAGAAGAGGAACTGGTCTTTCTGAAACTTTTACAATCAGAAAAATGTCTGGTACTGTAGGTGTAGAAAGAATCTTTCCTGTAAACTTACCTTCTATTCAAAAAATTGAAGTTAATAAAAGAGGTAAAGTACGTAGAGCTCGTATTTTCTACTTTAGAGGTCTTACTGGTAAGAAAGCTAGAATTACTGAAAAAAGAAGATAA
- the trmD gene encoding tRNA (guanosine(37)-N1)-methyltransferase TrmD → MRIDIISVAPDLLESPFNHSIIKRAKEKGLAEIIIHDLREYGLGNYKQIDDTQFGGGAGMVMMIEPIANCIRKLQSERVYDEVIYMTPDAKTLNQSTANTLSLKENILILTGHYKGVDQRIRELFITKEISIGDYVLTGGELAAAVLVDAVVRLIPGVIGDEQSALTDSFQDNLLSPPVYTRPSDFEGNKVPDILLSGNFPKIDDWRSEKAYERTEQIRPDLLDETS, encoded by the coding sequence ATGCGAATAGATATTATTTCAGTTGCTCCAGATTTATTAGAAAGCCCGTTTAATCATTCTATTATTAAACGAGCTAAAGAAAAAGGTTTGGCAGAAATTATTATTCATGATTTACGTGAATACGGTTTAGGTAACTACAAACAAATAGACGACACACAATTTGGCGGTGGCGCAGGAATGGTTATGATGATTGAGCCGATTGCCAATTGCATTAGAAAATTACAGTCAGAAAGAGTCTATGACGAAGTTATTTATATGACTCCAGATGCAAAAACCCTAAATCAATCTACAGCAAATACACTTTCTCTAAAAGAAAACATCCTTATTTTAACAGGGCATTATAAAGGTGTAGACCAAAGAATTAGAGAACTATTTATTACCAAAGAAATTTCCATTGGAGATTACGTTTTAACAGGTGGTGAATTGGCTGCTGCAGTTTTAGTAGATGCTGTTGTTCGCTTAATTCCTGGTGTAATTGGGGATGAACAATCTGCATTAACAGATTCTTTTCAAGATAATTTATTATCTCCACCAGTATATACAAGACCTTCAGATTTCGAAGGAAATAAAGTACCTGATATTTTATTGTCTGGTAATTTTCCTAAAATTGATGACTGGAGAAGTGAAAAAGCATATGAAAGAACAGAACAAATAAGACCAGATCTTTTAGATGAAACCTCGTAA
- a CDS encoding NADP-dependent isocitrate dehydrogenase, whose amino-acid sequence MSKIAKIVYTKTDEAPALATRSFLPIVKAFTKSSNIEIEVKDISLAARILANFSDYLSEEQKVEDALEQLGNLAKQPEANIIKLPNISASVPQLNEAIKELQALGYALPNYPEEANTAEEKAVLALYNKVKGSAVNPVLREGNSDRRAPKAIKNYARKNPHSMGVWSADSKTHVATMAAGDFAHNEKSVTLSKATSISIKHIADNGSKTVLKESLNLLDGEIIDATVMSKKALVSFLETEISDAKAQGVLLSLHMKATMMKVSDPIIFGHAVKIFFKDIFDKHGKTLEEIGVDVNNGFGNLLRNLEELSEEKKAEILLDIAEVYKNKPAVAMVNSDKGITNLHVPSDVIIDASMPAMIRTSGKMWNSKGELQDTKAIIPDSSYAGIYSATIDFCKKNGAFDPTTMGTVPNVGLMAQKAEEYGSHDKTFEIASSGKVVVEDASGNILIEHNVEEGDIWRMCQTKDLPIQDWVKLAVTRARASETPAVFWLDENRAHDAEIIKKVNLYLKNHDINGLDIRILSPIKATEFTLERLVKGEDTISVSGNVLRDYLTDLFPILEVGTSAKMLSIVPLMNGGGLFETGAGGSAPKHVQQFLEENHLRWDSLGEFLALAVSLEHLGTSNNNAKALVLAETLDEATDKFLDNDKSPSRKVGELDNRGSHFYLAMYWAEELANQDKDADLKATFTRVANDFNANEHTIIAELNKIQGNEVNIGGYYKPSDDLADMAMRPNTTLNKILNSF is encoded by the coding sequence ATGAGCAAAATAGCTAAAATCGTATATACTAAAACAGATGAAGCTCCAGCATTAGCAACCCGTTCTTTTTTACCAATTGTTAAAGCTTTTACAAAATCTTCTAACATAGAAATAGAGGTAAAAGATATCTCATTAGCTGCTAGAATTTTAGCAAATTTTTCTGATTATTTATCAGAAGAACAAAAAGTAGAAGATGCTTTAGAACAATTAGGTAATTTAGCAAAACAACCAGAAGCAAATATTATAAAATTACCTAATATTAGCGCATCTGTTCCTCAATTAAATGAGGCTATAAAAGAATTACAAGCTTTAGGATATGCTTTACCTAATTATCCTGAAGAAGCAAATACCGCAGAAGAAAAAGCGGTTTTAGCACTATATAACAAGGTTAAAGGTTCTGCAGTAAACCCAGTTTTACGTGAAGGAAATTCAGACAGAAGAGCTCCAAAAGCTATTAAAAACTACGCTCGTAAAAACCCTCATTCTATGGGTGTTTGGAGTGCAGATTCTAAAACACATGTTGCAACTATGGCAGCAGGAGATTTTGCTCATAATGAGAAATCTGTAACACTTTCTAAAGCAACTTCAATATCAATAAAGCATATTGCTGATAATGGTTCTAAAACTGTTTTAAAAGAGTCTTTAAACCTTTTAGACGGAGAAATTATAGATGCAACTGTAATGAGTAAAAAAGCTTTAGTTAGCTTTTTAGAAACAGAAATTTCTGATGCAAAAGCTCAAGGAGTTTTACTTTCATTACACATGAAAGCAACTATGATGAAAGTTTCTGACCCAATTATTTTTGGACATGCTGTTAAAATTTTCTTCAAAGATATTTTTGATAAACATGGTAAAACTTTAGAAGAAATTGGTGTTGATGTAAATAATGGTTTTGGAAACCTTTTAAGAAATTTAGAAGAATTATCTGAAGAGAAAAAAGCTGAAATTTTATTAGACATAGCAGAAGTTTACAAAAACAAACCTGCTGTTGCTATGGTAAATTCTGATAAAGGAATTACAAATTTACATGTTCCTTCAGACGTTATTATAGATGCTTCTATGCCAGCTATGATTAGAACTTCTGGTAAAATGTGGAACTCAAAAGGTGAATTACAAGATACAAAAGCTATTATTCCTGATAGTTCTTATGCAGGAATTTATTCTGCAACTATAGATTTTTGCAAGAAAAATGGTGCTTTCGATCCTACAACAATGGGAACTGTACCTAATGTTGGTTTAATGGCACAAAAAGCTGAAGAATATGGTTCTCATGACAAAACATTTGAAATTGCTTCAAGTGGAAAAGTTGTTGTAGAAGATGCTTCTGGAAACATTTTAATAGAACACAATGTTGAAGAAGGAGATATTTGGAGAATGTGTCAAACAAAAGATTTACCAATTCAAGATTGGGTAAAATTAGCTGTAACAAGAGCTAGAGCTTCAGAAACTCCTGCTGTTTTTTGGTTAGATGAAAATAGAGCTCATGATGCAGAAATCATTAAGAAAGTAAACCTTTATTTAAAAAACCATGATATTAATGGTTTAGATATCAGAATTTTGTCGCCAATTAAAGCAACAGAGTTTACATTAGAAAGATTAGTAAAAGGAGAAGATACTATTTCTGTTTCTGGAAATGTTTTACGTGATTATTTAACAGATTTATTTCCAATTTTAGAAGTTGGTACTTCTGCTAAAATGTTATCTATTGTACCTTTAATGAATGGTGGTGGTTTGTTTGAAACTGGTGCAGGTGGTTCTGCTCCAAAACATGTGCAACAATTTTTAGAAGAAAATCATTTACGTTGGGACTCTTTAGGTGAGTTTTTAGCGTTAGCAGTTTCATTAGAACATTTAGGAACTTCAAATAATAACGCTAAAGCCTTAGTTTTAGCAGAAACTTTAGATGAGGCTACAGATAAGTTTTTAGATAATGATAAATCTCCTTCAAGAAAAGTTGGTGAATTAGACAACAGAGGTAGTCACTTTTATTTAGCAATGTACTGGGCAGAAGAATTAGCAAATCAAGATAAAGATGCAGATTTAAAAGCAACTTTTACAAGAGTTGCAAATGATTTTAATGCAAATGAACATACTATAATTGCTGAATTAAATAAAATCCAAGGAAATGAAGTTAACATTGGTGGTTACTACAAACCTAGTGATGATTTGGCAGATATGGCAATGAGACCAAATACTACTTTAAATAAAATTTTAAATTCTTTTTAA
- a CDS encoding DUF6695 family protein: protein MSNSDGIIIILSYPDTVVRPAYWERLSGFWPKIGIGGKHAVQAGHAALLLLQKNKQEINYYDFGRYITSYGNGRVRSKETDPELVVSINANFKDGELLNLKEILLWIENHPEKTHGDGRLVASVHEEINFENAYHFIFDLISKKEIPYGAFLKNGSNCARFVTDTIIASSTNRKITNQLKTSNLLTPSPIGNVIKGNSNNKIYSIYNQIFKNYKNRSIVKEYKSSFLNKFDNVPNLNGTENPNLEVFNLVNGTWLGGIGSGAWFKIEEKTASKTYKVVRYSPDGKKDFEGLFEVSVSNFNHLEEYQFMHPTNCLEVFIYQNGQIYSLKKIL from the coding sequence ATGTCAAATTCAGACGGAATTATTATCATTCTTTCTTACCCAGATACTGTTGTAAGACCAGCTTATTGGGAGCGTTTAAGTGGTTTCTGGCCCAAAATAGGAATTGGTGGCAAACATGCTGTACAAGCAGGTCATGCTGCTTTATTATTACTTCAGAAAAATAAACAAGAGATAAATTACTACGATTTTGGAAGATACATTACTTCTTATGGTAATGGACGTGTTCGCTCTAAAGAAACAGATCCAGAACTTGTAGTTTCTATCAATGCAAATTTTAAAGATGGTGAATTATTAAATCTGAAAGAAATTTTACTTTGGATAGAAAATCATCCAGAAAAAACACATGGAGATGGTAGATTAGTTGCAAGTGTTCATGAAGAAATTAATTTTGAAAACGCTTATCATTTTATTTTTGACTTGATTTCAAAAAAGGAAATACCTTATGGTGCGTTTTTAAAAAACGGAAGTAATTGTGCTAGATTTGTTACAGATACTATTATTGCATCTTCAACTAATAGAAAAATTACTAATCAATTAAAAACATCCAACTTACTTACACCAAGTCCGATAGGAAATGTAATTAAAGGAAACTCGAACAATAAAATATATTCAATTTACAATCAGATCTTTAAGAACTACAAAAACAGATCTATTGTAAAAGAATACAAATCTTCGTTTTTAAATAAATTTGATAATGTACCAAATTTAAATGGGACTGAAAACCCAAATTTAGAAGTCTTTAATCTTGTAAACGGAACATGGTTAGGTGGAATAGGAAGTGGTGCTTGGTTTAAAATTGAAGAAAAAACAGCTTCTAAAACGTACAAGGTAGTTAGATATTCTCCTGATGGAAAAAAGGATTTCGAGGGCTTGTTTGAGGTATCAGTATCTAATTTTAATCATTTAGAGGAATATCAATTTATGCATCCAACCAATTGTTTAGAGGTTTTTATCTACCAAAATGGGCAAATTTACTCCTTAAAAAAAATATTATAA
- a CDS encoding glycosyltransferase family 39 protein, whose protein sequence is MNTIKTLIKNNKAISWVLGFQLFRLILLPFMGLMPQDAYYYLYGQNLSLSYFDHPGMIGYILRIFTEIFGKSIFTIKFADFIITSLTILSFYKLASYFLSKQKLQRAFILLASTIFISILSFNSTPDVPLLLFWTLSLICLYKAIFENKKIFWILGGLAMGLAFDSKYTALLLQIGLIAFLLFSNKYRKLLLSPWFWLCLLISVAATFPVWYWNYQNEFASFAFQSSERTSSISEFKISPNYFFGAIGHQMFLLLPVLFLIFITFTFKYLKRIVTKFKFPKAKTLFLLAFFVPTFVGFFALTPIYWVKLNWMMPSYITGIIIAGMFISKRLLKIQVIFSIVFHLLVSLQIIFYLVPIKSDDTWVGWKELAIETEKLQDKYTDTFIFSEDNYKTSACLNFFMDEKVYAQNIIGLPALHFDYLGDDLSTLKGQNAIFIDSDKRFKDKNKLGKINPLLAQYFNNVTELEPIIVKINGKESRKFWIFYCTDYQPKK, encoded by the coding sequence TTGAATACAATAAAAACGCTTATAAAAAATAACAAAGCCATTTCTTGGGTTTTAGGTTTTCAATTATTTAGATTGATTTTACTCCCGTTCATGGGTTTAATGCCACAAGATGCTTACTATTATTTATACGGCCAAAATTTATCACTTTCTTATTTCGATCATCCAGGGATGATTGGTTATATATTAAGAATTTTTACAGAAATTTTTGGAAAATCAATTTTTACTATAAAGTTTGCAGATTTTATAATTACATCTTTAACAATTTTAAGTTTTTACAAATTAGCTTCCTACTTTTTATCTAAACAAAAATTACAGAGAGCATTCATTTTATTAGCTTCCACCATTTTTATTTCTATACTATCATTCAATTCTACTCCAGATGTTCCATTGCTATTATTTTGGACATTAAGTTTAATTTGTTTGTACAAAGCTATTTTTGAAAACAAAAAAATATTTTGGATTTTAGGTGGATTAGCAATGGGATTGGCTTTTGATAGTAAATATACTGCCCTATTATTGCAAATAGGTTTAATAGCTTTTTTATTATTCTCTAACAAATACAGAAAATTATTATTATCTCCTTGGTTTTGGCTTTGCTTATTAATTTCTGTAGCAGCAACATTTCCTGTTTGGTATTGGAACTATCAAAATGAGTTTGCATCATTTGCATTTCAATCTTCAGAAAGAACAAGTTCTATTTCTGAATTTAAAATTTCTCCAAATTATTTCTTTGGGGCAATTGGGCATCAAATGTTTTTATTATTGCCCGTTTTATTTTTAATATTCATCACTTTTACTTTTAAATATTTAAAACGAATAGTAACAAAATTTAAGTTTCCAAAAGCAAAAACTTTATTTTTATTAGCCTTTTTTGTTCCTACTTTCGTTGGTTTTTTTGCCCTTACTCCTATTTACTGGGTAAAATTAAATTGGATGATGCCATCTTACATTACAGGAATAATAATTGCTGGAATGTTTATTAGCAAGAGATTACTGAAAATTCAAGTCATATTTTCTATCGTTTTTCATTTACTTGTAAGCTTACAAATAATATTTTATTTAGTGCCCATTAAAAGTGATGATACTTGGGTTGGTTGGAAAGAATTAGCTATTGAGACAGAAAAATTACAAGATAAATATACAGATACTTTTATCTTTTCTGAAGACAATTACAAGACATCTGCCTGTTTAAACTTCTTTATGGATGAAAAAGTATATGCACAGAATATTATAGGTTTACCAGCTTTACATTTCGATTATTTAGGAGATGATTTATCAACATTAAAAGGACAAAATGCCATTTTTATAGATTCAGACAAACGTTTTAAAGATAAAAACAAGTTGGGTAAAATAAATCCGTTATTAGCTCAATATTTTAATAATGTAACTGAATTAGAGCCAATAATCGTAAAAATTAACGGTAAAGAGAGTAGAAAATTCTGGATTTTCTATTGTACTGACTATCAACCAAAAAAATAA
- a CDS encoding DUF4249 family protein: protein MKKIYILPVFILLFFANCEKVIDVDVPSIDPKLIIDASFEVYFDESPVTANSVVKLRLSADYFDESIPTVANADVFLTDLTNNTIINFSDANLDGDYEPDSNFIPADNIVYELTVIYNNETYKGKATKIKSTPLTSVVQGDRSLLSGKEVELKVDFTDDGTLENYYLFQFTDQIFLTIEDRFFNGADYNFSYFLQEDEIELPTNITVKMSGISKEYYTYFRILLEQSGVNAGGPFQSVPSSLLGNMINTTNEANFPLGYFNIGETDSFNLDLVEKN from the coding sequence ATGAAAAAGATATATATACTTCCAGTTTTTATACTATTATTTTTTGCTAATTGCGAAAAAGTAATAGATGTTGATGTTCCATCAATAGATCCAAAATTAATTATAGACGCTTCTTTTGAAGTTTATTTTGATGAAAGTCCTGTTACCGCTAATTCTGTTGTAAAATTAAGATTATCTGCAGATTATTTTGATGAATCTATTCCAACGGTTGCAAATGCAGATGTGTTTTTAACAGACCTTACTAACAATACTATTATTAATTTTTCTGATGCAAATTTAGATGGAGATTATGAACCAGATTCAAACTTTATTCCTGCAGATAATATAGTTTATGAATTAACTGTTATTTATAATAACGAAACTTATAAAGGAAAAGCAACTAAAATAAAATCTACACCACTTACAAGTGTAGTTCAAGGAGACAGGTCTTTATTATCTGGTAAAGAAGTAGAATTAAAAGTAGATTTTACTGATGATGGAACTTTAGAAAACTATTATTTATTTCAGTTTACTGATCAAATTTTTTTAACAATAGAAGATCGTTTTTTTAACGGTGCAGATTATAATTTTTCTTACTTTCTTCAAGAAGATGAAATAGAATTACCAACAAACATTACCGTAAAAATGTCTGGAATTTCTAAAGAATATTACACCTATTTTAGAATTTTACTAGAACAAAGTGGCGTAAATGCTGGTGGACCATTTCAATCTGTTCCTTCATCATTATTAGGTAACATGATTAACACAACAAATGAAGCTAATTTTCCTTTAGGTTATTTTAATATTGGAGAAACAGATTCATTTAATTTAGATTTAGTTGAAAAAAACTAA
- a CDS encoding DUF6095 family protein — MSTDLNLLGKGLKYLGLLVFLFIASPITLTMGFKALKKFENTPKEYISYILLTVAVILIIFSIFFAFRTFKILLNALFNNSSEK, encoded by the coding sequence ATGAGTACAGATTTAAACTTATTAGGAAAAGGATTGAAATATTTAGGCCTTTTAGTTTTCTTATTTATTGCATCTCCAATTACACTTACAATGGGTTTTAAAGCTTTAAAAAAGTTTGAAAACACGCCTAAAGAATACATTTCTTACATACTATTAACTGTTGCTGTTATTCTTATCATTTTCAGCATTTTCTTTGCATTTAGAACTTTTAAAATTCTTTTAAATGCTTTGTTTAACAATTCTTCTGAAAAATAG
- a CDS encoding TonB-dependent receptor gives MFRIKIILFVSFLFSLSVFSQEKFTISGTVYDQSNNETLIGVSIYLPELNAGTTTNEYGFYSITIPEGDYKIQVSYLGYAPIIEALKVSEKITKNFKLTEEAESLDEIIIESNIEKLNIKTPQMSVNKLTAATIKNIPVVLGEADIIKSLILLPGVTSAGEGASGFNVRGGAADQNLILLDEAIVFNSSHLFGFFSVFNPDVIKDVSLYKGGIPTKYGGRLSSVLDIYQKEGNSKELNVTGGIGLVSSRLLVEGPIKKEKISFLVGGRSSYAHLFLPLFDNDNTAYFYDLNAKINYRINDRNSVFFSGYFGKDVFGISDSFVNDYGNKVGNLRWNHLFSDKLFSNLSLIYSDYFYGLTLDFVGFEWDSGITNFNLKYDFKHYLNDKLKLSYGINNIYIKFNPGEIIPNREDSGIVAEKLIDKYANEFAAYIDAEHKISDKLQLQYGVRFSNFTRLGQDELNVYTNDQAVIYNSEFKKYESAEAIGTESYKRSDVLASFNNFEPRVSLSYVLDENSSIKASYNRMAQYLHLLSNTASPTPLDVWTPSGKYIKPQLLDQFAVGYFKSLKDGEYSIETEAFYKDIQNRIDYINGANLIANNEIETVILNGKARAYGLEVLFKKNEGKLKGWLAYTLSRSEQLTAGRNANEPGINKGNWYSTPYDKTHDFSINASYELNKKWTFNTNFVFQTGQPTNYPVGQYEVQGLNVPIYDDNRRNADRLPAYHRLDISATLTPEKNKNRKWQGEWVFGIYNLYGRQNAASINFTQNRETLRNEAIQTSIFGLVPSVTYNFKF, from the coding sequence ATGTTCCGTATAAAAATAATTCTTTTTGTTTCTTTTCTTTTTTCTTTATCTGTATTCAGCCAAGAAAAATTTACCATAAGCGGAACCGTTTATGACCAAAGCAACAACGAAACCTTAATTGGAGTTTCTATTTATTTACCTGAATTAAATGCAGGTACTACTACTAATGAATATGGCTTCTACTCTATTACAATTCCTGAAGGAGATTATAAAATTCAAGTTAGTTATTTAGGGTACGCTCCAATTATAGAAGCTTTAAAAGTTTCAGAAAAAATTACAAAAAACTTCAAACTTACAGAAGAAGCAGAAAGTTTAGATGAAATTATCATAGAAAGTAATATAGAAAAGCTGAATATTAAAACACCTCAAATGAGTGTGAATAAACTAACAGCTGCAACTATTAAAAATATTCCTGTTGTTTTAGGTGAAGCAGATATTATAAAATCACTAATTCTTTTACCTGGAGTTACAAGTGCTGGTGAAGGTGCTTCTGGTTTTAATGTTAGAGGTGGTGCAGCAGACCAAAATTTAATTTTATTAGACGAAGCAATTGTTTTTAACTCTTCTCACTTATTCGGTTTTTTCTCTGTTTTTAATCCTGATGTAATTAAAGATGTTAGTTTATATAAAGGAGGAATTCCTACAAAATACGGAGGAAGATTATCTTCTGTTTTAGATATTTATCAAAAAGAAGGAAATAGCAAAGAACTAAATGTAACTGGTGGAATTGGTTTAGTTTCCTCTAGGTTATTAGTTGAAGGCCCAATTAAAAAGGAGAAAATTTCTTTTTTAGTTGGTGGTAGATCTTCTTATGCTCATTTATTTTTACCATTATTTGATAATGATAATACTGCTTATTTTTATGACTTAAATGCAAAAATAAACTACAGAATTAATGATAGAAACAGCGTTTTCTTTTCAGGCTATTTTGGTAAAGATGTTTTCGGTATCAGTGATAGTTTTGTAAATGATTATGGAAATAAAGTAGGAAATTTACGTTGGAATCATCTTTTTTCTGATAAACTGTTTTCTAATTTATCTTTAATTTATTCTGATTATTTCTACGGATTAACATTAGATTTTGTTGGTTTCGAATGGGATTCTGGTATTACCAACTTCAACCTTAAATATGATTTTAAGCATTATTTAAATGACAAATTGAAGTTGAGTTATGGAATTAATAATATTTATATAAAATTTAATCCGGGTGAAATTATACCCAATAGAGAAGATTCTGGAATTGTTGCAGAAAAATTAATTGACAAATATGCCAATGAATTTGCGGCTTATATTGATGCAGAACATAAAATTAGCGATAAATTGCAATTACAATATGGAGTTCGTTTTAGTAATTTTACACGTTTAGGACAAGATGAATTAAACGTTTATACTAACGACCAAGCTGTAATCTATAATAGTGAATTCAAAAAATACGAATCTGCTGAAGCAATTGGCACTGAATCTTACAAAAGAAGTGATGTTTTAGCAAGTTTTAATAATTTTGAGCCACGTGTTTCTCTGTCTTATGTTTTAGATGAAAATTCTTCTATAAAAGCCAGTTATAACAGAATGGCACAATATCTTCATCTTTTATCTAACACAGCTTCTCCTACTCCATTAGATGTTTGGACGCCAAGTGGAAAATACATAAAGCCACAGTTGTTAGATCAATTTGCTGTTGGATATTTTAAGTCTCTAAAAGACGGAGAGTATTCCATAGAAACAGAGGCTTTTTACAAAGACATTCAGAATAGAATCGATTATATAAATGGCGCCAATTTAATTGCCAATAATGAAATTGAAACCGTTATTTTAAATGGTAAAGCTAGAGCTTATGGCTTAGAGGTTTTATTCAAAAAAAATGAAGGAAAATTAAAAGGTTGGCTTGCATATACCTTGTCTAGATCAGAACAACTTACTGCTGGTAGAAATGCAAATGAGCCTGGTATTAACAAAGGCAATTGGTACAGCACACCTTATGATAAAACGCATGATTTTTCTATAAATGCAAGTTATGAACTCAATAAAAAATGGACCTTTAATACCAATTTTGTTTTTCAAACTGGGCAACCAACAAATTATCCTGTTGGGCAATATGAAGTACAAGGTTTAAACGTACCAATTTATGATGATAATAGAAGAAATGCAGATAGACTTCCAGCATATCATAGATTAGATATTTCCGCAACTTTAACTCCTGAAAAGAATAAGAATAGAAAATGGCAAGGAGAATGGGTTTTTGGAATTTACAATTTATACGGAAGACAAAATGCGGCGTCTATCAACTTTACACAAAACAGAGAAACTTTAAGAAACGAAGCTATACAAACATCTATATTTGGTTTAGTGCCTTCAGTTACCTATAATTTTAAATTTTAA
- the murQ gene encoding N-acetylmuramic acid 6-phosphate etherase, translating to MTFTKTTEQDSNYNHLEKMSVKELLDNINTEDKSVPLAVEKALPQIEILTENIVRKLKNGGRLFYIGAGTSGRLGILDASECPPTFGVPHELVLGLIAGGDIAIRKAVENAEDSKTQGWLDLQDHKISEKDVVVGIAASGTTPYVIAALEKCNENNIITGCITCNKNSPLSEVSKFPIEVIVGPEFVTGSSRMKAGTAQKLVLNMLSTATMIQLGKVKGNKMVDMQLSNNKLVERGEKMLVKELNIDQDTAASLLKTFGNVRNAIKNYKK from the coding sequence ATGACATTTACAAAAACCACAGAGCAAGATTCTAATTACAATCATCTAGAAAAGATGTCTGTAAAAGAATTATTAGATAATATTAATACAGAAGACAAATCGGTTCCTTTAGCCGTAGAAAAAGCTCTACCACAAATAGAAATTTTAACAGAAAACATTGTTAGAAAGCTAAAAAATGGCGGAAGACTTTTTTACATTGGCGCAGGAACTTCTGGTAGATTAGGTATTTTAGATGCTTCTGAATGTCCACCAACTTTTGGTGTTCCTCATGAATTAGTTTTGGGTTTAATTGCTGGTGGTGATATTGCCATAAGAAAAGCTGTTGAAAATGCTGAAGATTCTAAAACGCAAGGTTGGTTAGATTTACAAGATCATAAAATATCAGAAAAAGATGTTGTGGTTGGTATTGCAGCTTCTGGTACAACTCCATATGTAATTGCAGCATTGGAAAAATGTAACGAAAATAACATTATTACAGGTTGTATTACATGTAATAAAAATAGTCCTTTATCCGAAGTTTCTAAATTCCCTATTGAAGTAATTGTTGGTCCAGAATTTGTTACAGGAAGTTCTAGAATGAAAGCAGGAACTGCTCAAAAATTAGTTCTTAATATGCTTTCAACTGCTACCATGATTCAGTTAGGAAAAGTAAAAGGCAACAAAATGGTAGACATGCAGCTTTCTAATAATAAACTAGTAGAAAGAGGCGAAAAAATGTTAGTTAAAGAATTAAACATAGACCAAGATACAGCAGCTAGTTTATTAAAAACTTTTGGTAATGTTAGAAACGCCATTAAAAACTATAAGAAATGA